In Triticum urartu cultivar G1812 chromosome 6, Tu2.1, whole genome shotgun sequence, the following proteins share a genomic window:
- the LOC125514756 gene encoding methionine aminopeptidase 1D, chloroplastic/mitochondrial isoform X1 yields the protein MASPPSPRLLCALLGERLGALSARPLLRTAAPGRGNARVTCQATRTLSSLVDALFNRRSRDDSLENNPRRLRPGKVSPRLTVPSHIQRPPYVNSRQRPQMNDGPEIHDEKGIECMRASGKLAAQVLKFAGTLVNPGITTDEIDKAVHQMIIDNGAYPSPLGYCGFPKSVCTSVNECICHGIPDSRPLEDGDIINIDVTVYLNGYHGDTSATFLCGDVDDEAKKQELQLFAGISDMLVLPQVTKESLDKAISICAPGVEINRIGRTIQDHADKFKYGVVQQFVGHGVGKVFHAEPAVLHFRNNEKGRMILNQTFTIEPMLTIGSTNSTIWSDDWTAVTEDGSLSAQFEHTLLITEDGVEILTQC from the exons ATGGCGAGCCCGCCGTCGCCGCGCCTCCTCTGCGCCCTCCTCGGCGAGCGCCTCGGCGCGCTCTCCGCCAGGCCGCTCCTCCGCACCGCCGCCCCAGGCAGAG GGAACGCGAGGGTGACGTGCCAGGCCACGAGAACGCTCTCCAGCCTGGTGGACGCCCTCTTCAACAGGAG AAGTCGGGATGACTCACTGGAAAATAACCCTAGACGCCTACGACCTGGGAAAGTGTCTCCTCGTCTAACCGTCCCCAGTCATATACAGCGGCCTCCTTATGTCAATTCCCGTCAAAGACCTCAGATGAATGATGGACCTGAAATACATGATGAAAAAGGGATTGAATGCATGAGAGCTTCTGGAAAGCTTGCCGCACAAGTTTTGAAGTTTGCTGGAACACTTGTAAAT CCAGGCATCACAACTGATGAGATAGATAAAGCGGTGCACCAAATGATAATAGATAACGGTGCATACCCGTCACCTCTTGGTTATTGTGGATTTCCGAAGAGTGTTTGCACTTCAGTGAATGAATGCATCTGTCACGGAATACCAGATTCTCGTCCACTTGAG GATGGCGATATCATCAACATCGATGTGACTGTCTATCTCAAT GGTTACCATGGTGATACATCTGCTACATTTCTCTGTGGTGATGTTGATGATGAAGCTAAGAA GCAGGAACTTCAGCTGTTTGCTGGCATTAGCGATATGCTTGTACTTCCACAG GTAACAAAAGAATCTCTTGACAAGGCTATTTCAATCTGTGCTCCAGGTGTGGAGATCAACCGCATTGGTAGAACCATACA GGATCATGCAGACAAATTCAAATATGGTGTAGTTCAACAATTTGTGGGCCATGGGGTAGGGAAAGTGTTCCATGCTGAGCCTGCAGTGCTTCATTTCC GCAATAATGAAAAGGGCCGCATGATTTTGAACCAAACATTTACCATAG AGCCGATGCTAACCATAGGGAGCACAAACTCTACCATATGGTCCGACGACTGGACCGCGGTGACGGAGGACGGGAGCCTGTCAGCGCAGTTTGAGCACACGCTACTGATCACCGAAGACGGCGTGGAAATACTGACACAGTGTTAA
- the LOC125514756 gene encoding methionine aminopeptidase 1D, chloroplastic/mitochondrial isoform X2, whose protein sequence is MASPPSPRLLCALLGERLGALSARPLLRTAAPGRGNARVTCQATRTLSSLVDALFNRRSRDDSLENNPRRLRPGKVSPRLTVPSHIQRPPYVNSRQRPQMNDGPEIHDEKGIECMRASGKLAAQVLKFAGTLVNPGITTDEIDKAVHQMIIDNGAYPSPLGYCGFPKSVCTSVNECICHGIPDSRPLEDGDIINIDVTVYLNGYHGDTSATFLCGDVDDEAKKLVQVTKESLDKAISICAPGVEINRIGRTIQDHADKFKYGVVQQFVGHGVGKVFHAEPAVLHFRNNEKGRMILNQTFTIEPMLTIGSTNSTIWSDDWTAVTEDGSLSAQFEHTLLITEDGVEILTQC, encoded by the exons ATGGCGAGCCCGCCGTCGCCGCGCCTCCTCTGCGCCCTCCTCGGCGAGCGCCTCGGCGCGCTCTCCGCCAGGCCGCTCCTCCGCACCGCCGCCCCAGGCAGAG GGAACGCGAGGGTGACGTGCCAGGCCACGAGAACGCTCTCCAGCCTGGTGGACGCCCTCTTCAACAGGAG AAGTCGGGATGACTCACTGGAAAATAACCCTAGACGCCTACGACCTGGGAAAGTGTCTCCTCGTCTAACCGTCCCCAGTCATATACAGCGGCCTCCTTATGTCAATTCCCGTCAAAGACCTCAGATGAATGATGGACCTGAAATACATGATGAAAAAGGGATTGAATGCATGAGAGCTTCTGGAAAGCTTGCCGCACAAGTTTTGAAGTTTGCTGGAACACTTGTAAAT CCAGGCATCACAACTGATGAGATAGATAAAGCGGTGCACCAAATGATAATAGATAACGGTGCATACCCGTCACCTCTTGGTTATTGTGGATTTCCGAAGAGTGTTTGCACTTCAGTGAATGAATGCATCTGTCACGGAATACCAGATTCTCGTCCACTTGAG GATGGCGATATCATCAACATCGATGTGACTGTCTATCTCAAT GGTTACCATGGTGATACATCTGCTACATTTCTCTGTGGTGATGTTGATGATGAAGCTAAGAAGTTAGTTCAG GTAACAAAAGAATCTCTTGACAAGGCTATTTCAATCTGTGCTCCAGGTGTGGAGATCAACCGCATTGGTAGAACCATACA GGATCATGCAGACAAATTCAAATATGGTGTAGTTCAACAATTTGTGGGCCATGGGGTAGGGAAAGTGTTCCATGCTGAGCCTGCAGTGCTTCATTTCC GCAATAATGAAAAGGGCCGCATGATTTTGAACCAAACATTTACCATAG AGCCGATGCTAACCATAGGGAGCACAAACTCTACCATATGGTCCGACGACTGGACCGCGGTGACGGAGGACGGGAGCCTGTCAGCGCAGTTTGAGCACACGCTACTGATCACCGAAGACGGCGTGGAAATACTGACACAGTGTTAA